The nucleotide window TCTGGATTCTGTTTTTCGGACGCGGCGGAATGGTAGCGCTTTTTATTTTGCCTTCCTTTTCCAGCTTTTTGAGAAGTTCTTTATTCCAGTTCATCACGTTCTAGAAAATATAAATTTCGTTGTAGGTTAGGATCAGAAGGATGATCAGTGCGATTAAATCAATCCAGATGAAAACTCCGAGGATGATTGTTTGTTTGTCTGTGCTTTTGAGAAGCACGCATTCTGTGATGAAATTTTTCATTGTTCAAATTTTAATATTATTGTTGAGTTTTTATTACGGTTTTCCGTAAAATTTCTACTTTCTTAAACTTTCACCTTTCAGTTCGATTACGTTGTACATTTCGAAAGATCTGTCAAAAACACGATCACCGTAACGGTTACTGAAAGCGGTTAAGGTCTTTGCAAGATTCTTTTCTTTGCCTTCGTTCTCATCGTGATAATTCATACTCAGCATTGTTCTCGCTTGATTGGAGTATCTCTTTTCGAAGATTGTCCGGAATATATCTTTTTTGCCGTAGTTGCTGGCAATTTCTTCGGTCATAATGTCGTCGAAATACTTGAAACCATTGTTGTATTTCCGGTTGAAAACTTCTCTTTCTTCAGCGGTTCCACAACTTTCGTAATGATCAACAACATCGTTGCAGGTATGAAATCCGAATGCAATTTTGTAGCGTGATAGAATTTGATGAGTACCTTCGATATCTTGGACCGTTAGCGGTTTGTAATTGGGATTTCTGGAATACTTCAACATCTCATTGAAAGTTTTGACGATGGAAGTTTTACCAATTCCTTTGCCGCCGATCATCAAAATTCCTTTTTCCAGACTTGGAACTGAAACCTGGTGATTGAGAAGTGGAGATTTCAAAAAAGACTTTTTCCCGATGAGGTAAGCGCAAAGCGTTCTCGCTAGTTTTCTGCCTTCGCCGCCGTTGATATTTTCGTCGAAGGGTTTCCCGTTGAAAAATTGGAAAGCTTCGAGAAAACGTTGGTAGAAACTCTCCACATCGATTGGTTTTAGTTCCGGCAAAGGGAAAATATCTTTGTTTTTTTTCTCCAACGCTGAAATCTGACTTTGGAGGTTTTTGAGATATTCTGCGTTTTGCTCTTCGTATTTTTTCACGAGTGGATGATCTTTATCGACTTTCAAAAGCATTTCGAGAATTGCAGTTTTTCGAGGTGGATTTTGTTTATCGGTTTCTGAAGATATCTTTTGGTCCATTGTCTTGAATTTTCAGATTTACTTTTTCGGCTTGTAAAATTTTAGGAATCCACATCAGGAAATTCTGATTCATTTTTGTGTCGTTATGCCAACGTTCGTTAATTGCAATTTTTTGAATCAAAAAATCATCGATGAGATTAACCACTTTTGGAATTTCGATTTTGTTTTGCATTGCTGCGAGTTCGATAATTCGTTTGTTGTTTTTGAGAGAAACTTTTGCGATGTCGTAGTAGTTGTTGATGTCGTTATTTTTTATTTCAACTTCATCTTTTACTTTCTTTTTACTTTCTATTTCTCTTTTACTTTCTCTTTCTCTTTCAGAAGGTGGGTTTCTTGGGTTTTGTGCTTGGGTTTTTTCGCTGGGTTTTTGGGTTTCTGAAATTGCTTGATTTTTGATACTTTTTTCTGACTTTGGACGACCTCCTTTTGTCCCATTTTGGCGAGCGGCTTCAGCTTTATTTATTCGTTTTCGAATTGAATCAATCCACCATAAACCATCATCTGTGATTGTAATAAATTCGAGAAGCTTATCATATTCAGCATCGGATAATTCGATATTGAAATCATCATACAGATAATCTCTATTCATTTTGATAGGCTTGCCTTCCTTGTACATCAGGTCAAAAAGTTCCCGGATGGTGTAACGTACCATCGGAAATCTTTTGAGCCTTTTAAACGTTTCGCTGGTCCACCAGTCTTGTGGGTACCAAGTATATCCTAGTTGTGCCATAATGTTATGGTAATTTCTTTTTCAGTTTTGTGATAACACCTTTGAGAGAAGCATTTGATCTTTTAAGAGCCTCAGCTTCTGCTTTCCAGCTGTTTCTGTTAGCAATCATATAATCATAGTCCAGTTGTAATTTGACGTGATTTTTAGCCATTGCTTCAGTTGCATCTGCTATTCTAAGGATTGCACCTAATTGAATTTGTTCACGCGTTACACCTACGTTAGCTTTTGTGCCCCAGTTTTTCCGTGATTCTTCTTTATAATCTGCCATAACTTTTAATTTTCTTCTATTTCACCGTTACGAACCATTTCCTCGTATTCTGCTTTCATTACCGGAAACATTTCGGCGGTGCATTCCGGACAATAATCTTCACCGGCGTTATCTTGCTGCATAGTTTCATAATCGAACTTTTCGGAGCATCCTATGCATTCAGCGATATCAATTGCCGGTTCCCAAAAAGAAAGCTTTCCTTTGACGTTTAGGATTGGTTTTTCGTATAATACAGCGTTTGCCAAAACCCAATTCCAGATTGGTCTTTCGTAAAAAAAATGATTACCTGCCAAAACCCCTTCAGTTTTCTCAGCCCAAATTGAACTATGATTGATAACACAATCGACAATATTAACTTCGCCGATGATGGCAGATAGTGGCAATTCATTGTTATTTTCTGCATCAGGTTTAACAGGAACCAATATTGGAGTGAGAGATTCTTCATATTCTGCAATAATATATCTCCATTGTTCATCGGTGTATATCTTACCATAAGTAGTAAATCCTTTGGGTTGTGGAACCCATTTCGCTGAAGCGTGAATATATATCCGGCCGCGGAAATTAGTTTTCCAGGTTCTGTTTTCGATGTCTTTAATACCGTGAGCAATTAACGATGCCCACGGTTGTTTGA belongs to Chryseobacterium sp. KACC 21268 and includes:
- a CDS encoding ASCH domain-containing protein → MKPIKALSIKQPWASLIAHGIKDIENRTWKTNFRGRIYIHASAKWVPQPKGFTTYGKIYTDEQWRYIIAEYEESLTPILVPVKPDAENNNELPLSAIIGEVNIVDCVINHSSIWAEKTEGVLAGNHFFYERPIWNWVLANAVLYEKPILNVKGKLSFWEPAIDIAECIGCSEKFDYETMQQDNAGEDYCPECTAEMFPVMKAEYEEMVRNGEIEEN